A stretch of Betaproteobacteria bacterium DNA encodes these proteins:
- the lnt gene encoding apolipoprotein N-acyltransferase: MPAAPASSRAAFIRMLVAACGAGALTAAGFAPLYLFPLPVVTLALLVGLCEQAATHRQRFLLGLGWGLGCFLAGVSWVYVSLHTFGAMPAPLAALATVLLCLLLALCPACACLATGIVGRTTATRALLVFPAAWTLGEWVRGWYFTGFPWIAIGYSQAPASPLAGFAPLSGVYGVTLATALSAGLLYLAWRLRRSRRAFAALAALAVLWGGGAALRLHEWTRPVGEPVAVSLIQGNIPQEMKWREDQVRATLDTYLRLIASAKGRLIVLPETALPLYLQDIPPEYLARVQAHVAAAGADVLIGLPEHGTGRDEYFNSVVSFGVSPRQTYRKHHLVPFGEFVPFKALFGWFIEAVAIPLLDFSRGALGQPPLAVAG; encoded by the coding sequence GTGCCCGCGGCACCCGCTAGCTCGCGCGCGGCTTTCATCCGCATGCTCGTCGCCGCGTGCGGCGCCGGTGCCCTCACCGCCGCCGGCTTCGCGCCGCTGTATCTCTTTCCTCTGCCGGTCGTGACGCTGGCACTGCTGGTCGGACTGTGCGAGCAGGCCGCGACGCATCGCCAGCGGTTCCTTCTGGGCCTCGGCTGGGGACTGGGCTGCTTTCTCGCCGGCGTGTCCTGGGTCTACGTGAGTCTGCACACGTTCGGCGCGATGCCGGCACCGCTCGCCGCACTCGCGACCGTGCTGCTGTGCCTGCTGCTCGCGCTCTGTCCCGCGTGCGCGTGCCTCGCAACGGGTATCGTCGGACGCACCACGGCGACCCGTGCGCTGCTCGTCTTCCCCGCCGCCTGGACGCTCGGCGAGTGGGTACGCGGCTGGTATTTCACCGGATTCCCGTGGATCGCGATCGGCTACTCGCAGGCGCCGGCAAGCCCGCTCGCGGGCTTCGCACCGCTTTCCGGCGTGTACGGCGTCACGCTCGCGACGGCACTGTCGGCGGGCCTGCTCTACCTCGCCTGGCGACTGCGTCGCAGCCGCCGTGCCTTCGCTGCCCTTGCCGCCCTGGCGGTGCTCTGGGGTGGCGGCGCGGCTCTCAGGCTGCACGAATGGACTCGGCCCGTGGGCGAACCCGTCGCCGTCAGCCTGATCCAGGGCAACATCCCACAGGAGATGAAATGGCGCGAGGATCAGGTGCGCGCGACGCTCGACACGTATCTGCGCCTGATCGCGTCGGCCAAGGGGCGCCTCATCGTGCTGCCGGAGACAGCGCTCCCGCTCTATCTGCAGGACATTCCGCCCGAATACCTCGCGCGCGTGCAGGCGCACGTTGCCGCCGCCGGCGCCGACGTGCTGATCGGACTGCCGGAGCATGGAACGGGGCGCGACGAATACTTCAACAGCGTCGTCTCCTTCGGCGTCTCGCCGCGGCAGACGTATCGCAAGCATCACCTCGTGCCGTTCGGTGAATTCGTGCCGTTCAAGGCGCTGTTCGGATGGTTCATCGAGGCGGTCGCAATCCCGTTGCTCGACTTCTCGCGCGGGGCGCTCGGCCAGCCACCGCTCGCGGTCGCCGG
- a CDS encoding CBS domain-containing protein — MEDTPKLSWLERLGSLLMREPEDREQLIQLLHSAYDRDLLDADALAMIEGVMQVSEMQARDIMIPRSQMDVIDIRDSPDKFVPLVIETGHSRFPVIGENKDDVIGVLLAKDLLRYYAGEEEFNVREMLRPAVFIPGSKRLNVLLKDFRSNRNHMAIVVDEYGGVAGLVTIEDVLEQIVGEIEDEYDYDEPGDNIVPEKGGGFRVKAITEISDFNDAFGTEYSDEDFDTVGGLVISRFGHVPKRGEQIVIDDLRFRVLRSDSRRLHVLRVERVREPA; from the coding sequence ATGGAAGACACACCGAAACTTTCCTGGCTGGAACGGCTCGGCTCGCTGCTCATGCGCGAGCCGGAAGACCGCGAGCAGCTGATCCAGCTCCTGCACTCGGCCTACGACCGCGACCTGCTCGACGCCGACGCACTCGCCATGATCGAAGGCGTCATGCAGGTGTCGGAGATGCAGGCGCGGGACATCATGATCCCGCGCTCGCAGATGGACGTCATCGACATCCGCGATTCGCCCGACAAGTTCGTGCCGCTGGTGATCGAGACCGGCCACTCGCGCTTCCCCGTGATCGGCGAGAACAAGGACGACGTGATCGGCGTTCTGCTCGCGAAGGATCTGCTGCGCTATTACGCGGGCGAGGAGGAGTTCAACGTGCGCGAGATGCTGCGACCGGCGGTCTTCATCCCCGGGTCGAAGCGGCTCAACGTGCTGCTCAAGGACTTCCGCTCCAACCGCAACCACATGGCGATCGTTGTCGACGAATACGGCGGGGTCGCCGGGCTGGTGACGATCGAGGACGTGCTCGAGCAGATCGTCGGCGAGATCGAGGACGAATACGACTACGACGAGCCGGGCGACAACATCGTCCCGGAGAAGGGCGGCGGCTTCCGCGTGAAGGCGATCACCGAGATCTCCGACTTCAACGACGCCTTCGGCACGGAGTACAGCGACGAGGACTTCGACACGGTCGGCGGGCTCGTCATCAGCCGCTTCGGCCACGTGCCCAAGCGCGGCGAGCAGATCGTGATCGACGACCTGCGCTTCCGCGTGCTGCGCTCCGACAGCCGCCGCTTGCACGTGCTGCGGGTCGAGCGCGTCCGCGAACCGGCTTAG